The following coding sequences are from one uncultured Bacteroides sp. window:
- a CDS encoding carbohydrate kinase has translation MRKVIGIGETILDVIFENNKPSAAVPGGSVFNGIISLGRMGVDVRFISETGNDHVGNIILDFMKENNIPTDHVNVFPDGKSPISLAFLNKNNDAEYLFYKEYPKQRLDVIYPQINEDDIVIFGSFYALNPVLRDKTTELLEIARDRKAIVYYDPNFRSTHKDEAMKLTPIIIENLEYANIVRGSAEDFRYMYQMEDIDKIYKDKIKFYCSNFLYTSGNGNISLRSSQVAKEYPVTPIKAISTIGAGDNFNAGLIFGLLKYNIRYRDLDTIGESEWDKIIQCGKDFATEVCLSLNNSISKEFAIKYRKE, from the coding sequence ATGCGTAAAGTAATTGGTATTGGAGAAACAATACTTGATGTTATTTTTGAAAACAACAAACCTTCGGCTGCTGTACCGGGAGGATCCGTTTTTAATGGAATCATATCTTTAGGGAGAATGGGGGTAGACGTTCGTTTTATCAGTGAAACGGGCAACGATCATGTGGGAAACATTATTCTCGATTTCATGAAAGAAAACAATATACCAACAGATCATGTAAATGTGTTCCCAGATGGAAAATCACCTATATCTCTTGCTTTTCTAAATAAGAATAACGATGCTGAATATCTTTTTTATAAAGAATATCCCAAACAACGACTTGATGTCATTTATCCTCAAATAAATGAAGATGACATTGTTATTTTTGGTTCATTCTATGCTCTAAATCCCGTACTAAGAGATAAGACAACAGAATTATTAGAAATAGCACGTGATCGCAAAGCCATCGTATATTATGACCCGAACTTCCGGAGTACGCATAAAGACGAAGCGATGAAACTGACACCCATTATCATCGAAAATTTAGAATATGCAAATATTGTACGAGGGTCAGCTGAAGACTTCCGGTATATGTATCAAATGGAGGATATAGATAAAATTTATAAAGATAAAATAAAGTTCTATTGTTCAAATTTCCTATACACCTCCGGCAATGGTAATATTTCGCTAAGAAGTAGCCAAGTAGCAAAAGAATATCCTGTAACTCCCATTAAAGCTATCAGTACTATAGGAGCAGGAGATAACTTCAATGCCGGACTTATTTTCGGCCTTTTAAAATACAATATCCGCTACCGTGATCTTGATACAATAGGAGAATCAGAATGGGATAAAATTATTCAATGTGGTAAAGATTTTGCCACAGAAGTTTGCCTCAGCCTAAACAACTCCATATCTAAAGAATTTGCTATTAAATATAGAAAAGAATAA
- a CDS encoding SIS domain-containing protein: protein MIESIKELLQKEAEAVLSLPIDDSYEKAVDLIVEQVHRKKGKLVTSGMGKAGQIAMNIATTFCSTGIPSVFLHPSEAQHGDLGILQENDLLLLISNSGKTREIVELTQLAHNLNSHLKFIVITGNPESPLAQESDVCLCTGKPKEVCTLGMTPTTSTTIMTVIGDILVVQTMKQTGFTIEDYSKRHHGGYLGEKSRKLCVK from the coding sequence ATGATTGAATCAATAAAAGAACTCTTGCAAAAAGAGGCTGAAGCTGTACTGAGCCTACCCATAGATGATAGCTATGAAAAAGCGGTAGATCTCATTGTAGAGCAAGTACATCGAAAAAAAGGCAAACTAGTAACTTCAGGCATGGGAAAAGCCGGGCAAATAGCTATGAATATAGCCACAACCTTTTGCTCTACAGGTATACCATCAGTATTTCTTCACCCCAGTGAGGCACAACACGGAGATTTGGGTATTTTACAAGAAAATGATTTACTACTGTTGATTTCTAACTCCGGTAAAACCCGAGAAATAGTAGAATTAACGCAATTGGCCCACAATTTAAACTCTCATCTAAAGTTTATTGTCATCACGGGAAATCCTGAAAGTCCACTTGCCCAAGAGTCCGACGTATGTTTGTGTACTGGAAAGCCCAAGGAGGTATGTACATTAGGTATGACCCCTACCACCTCCACCACAATCATGACTGTCATAGGAGACATCTTAGTAGTACAAACAATGAAGCAAACAGGCTTCACCATTGAAGATTATTCTAAGCGCCATCATGGCGGCTATTTAGGCGAAAAATCAAGAAAATTATGCGTAAAGTAA
- a CDS encoding TIGR00730 family Rossman fold protein codes for MEKIGVFCSASENIDQDFFEATGQLGEWMGREKKTLVYGGTNLGLMEHIAQAVKMNGGKVIGVVPAIIETNGRTSSIPDQIIPTTNLSDRKDIITKESDILVALPGGIGTLDEAFHVISAASIGYHSKKVIFYNINGFYNSLVNVLKEMETKNFIRSQQHDTYAVADSLKELAALLK; via the coding sequence ATGGAAAAGATAGGAGTTTTCTGTTCCGCATCCGAAAATATTGACCAAGACTTTTTTGAGGCTACAGGTCAATTAGGAGAATGGATGGGAAGAGAAAAAAAGACACTTGTGTACGGAGGAACCAACCTTGGATTGATGGAGCACATCGCGCAGGCAGTAAAAATGAACGGCGGCAAAGTAATAGGAGTAGTTCCCGCTATCATTGAAACAAATGGACGTACAAGTTCAATTCCCGACCAAATAATACCCACGACAAATCTAAGCGACAGAAAGGATATCATCACGAAAGAATCAGATATTCTGGTTGCTCTGCCTGGAGGTATAGGTACACTAGATGAGGCTTTTCATGTTATTTCTGCAGCAAGTATCGGTTACCATAGCAAGAAAGTGATATTCTACAATATCAACGGATTTTACAATTCTCTAGTCAATGTACTTAAGGAGATGGAAACAAAGAATTTTATCCGTTCCCAACAACATGACACATATGCTGTGGCAGACTCTCTGAAGGAACTGGCCGCTCTACTAAAATAA
- a CDS encoding pitrilysin family protein yields MDYNQHTLANGLRIIHEPSASQVAYAGFAVDAGTRDERTEEHGMAHFVEHLIFKGTTKRKAWHILNRMENVGGDLNAYTNKEEMVVYASFLSQDIDRAVELMADMVFHSIFPQQEIDKEREVIFDEIQSYEDNPSELIFDDFEDMIFRNHPLGHNILGVPDVLKDFRTEHLADFTRRLYTPSNMVLFVHGNVNFKKIIRMAEHYSRDLLSEGQSPDRLPPSLYIPENRIIHKDTHQAHVMIGNLGYDAHSDKRTALYLLNNILGGPGMNSRLNVSLRERRGLVYSVESNLTSYTDTGAFCIYFGTDLKDVDTCLKLTYKELKRLRDQKMTSSQLQAAKKQLIGQIGVASDNNENNALNMAKSYLHYNKYESSEVLFQRIENITSEELLEVSNEMFAEEQLSTLIYR; encoded by the coding sequence ATGGATTACAATCAACATACGTTAGCGAACGGACTTCGCATTATTCATGAACCTTCAGCATCTCAAGTAGCTTATGCAGGCTTTGCTGTTGATGCAGGTACTCGAGATGAAAGAACTGAAGAGCACGGGATGGCACACTTTGTGGAGCACCTTATATTTAAAGGAACGACTAAACGAAAAGCTTGGCATATCCTCAACAGAATGGAGAATGTGGGAGGAGACCTTAATGCCTATACAAATAAGGAAGAGATGGTGGTATACGCTTCTTTTCTATCTCAAGATATTGATCGTGCAGTAGAACTGATGGCAGATATGGTGTTTCATTCTATTTTCCCTCAGCAAGAAATAGATAAGGAAAGGGAAGTGATATTTGATGAAATACAGTCGTATGAGGATAACCCTTCTGAATTGATTTTTGATGATTTTGAAGATATGATTTTTCGTAATCATCCTCTAGGGCATAACATATTGGGGGTTCCTGATGTTTTAAAAGATTTCCGTACTGAACATCTTGCAGACTTTACAAGAAGATTATATACTCCCTCGAATATGGTTTTGTTTGTACATGGGAATGTTAATTTTAAGAAAATCATTCGTATGGCTGAACATTATAGTAGAGACTTGCTTTCTGAGGGGCAAAGTCCTGATCGTCTACCTCCATCGCTTTATATACCTGAAAACCGAATAATACATAAAGATACTCATCAGGCGCACGTAATGATTGGCAACTTAGGGTATGATGCTCATAGTGATAAACGTACGGCCTTATATTTGCTTAATAATATTCTCGGTGGTCCAGGTATGAATAGCCGCTTGAATGTCTCTTTGCGAGAACGTCGAGGGTTGGTATATAGTGTAGAGTCAAATTTGACCTCTTATACTGATACTGGAGCTTTCTGCATTTATTTCGGTACGGATCTTAAGGATGTGGATACATGTTTGAAACTTACTTATAAAGAATTGAAGCGTTTGCGAGATCAAAAAATGACTTCTTCTCAGTTACAAGCTGCTAAGAAGCAACTTATTGGGCAAATTGGGGTGGCATCAGACAATAACGAGAACAATGCTTTGAACATGGCTAAGTCGTACTTACATTACAATAAGTATGAATCTTCCGAAGTGCTCTTTCAACGTATAGAAAACATCACCTCCGAAGAACTACTGGAGGTATCTAATGAGATGTTTGCCGAGGAACAACTCTCTACCTTGATTTATCGATAA
- a CDS encoding TonB-dependent receptor yields the protein MKKITIFFLSLLCAVTSALADSPELKASDANIYGHIIDKNTKEHLSFINVTLKGTTIGTVTDESGHYFLKNLPEGTFTVEASAVGYKSTAKKVVLKKGKTIELNMEIEEDMVALEGVVVSANRNATIRRLAPALVSVLDTKLFESTNAQCLAQGLSFQPGVRVENDCQNCGFNQVRINGLDGHYSQILMDSRPIFSALTGVYGLEQIPANMIERVEVIRGGGSALFGSSAIGGVVNIITKDPVRNSGELSHSITSIGSGGTFDNSTALNASLVTEDGKAGMYVYGQSRNRSGYDHNGDGYTELPQLRSKTVGMRSFLKTSTYSKLTLEYHGITEFRRGGDRLNRPAHEANIAEQVDHNINGGGISFDLFSPNNKSRLNVYSSFQHTDRKSYYGSKQDPNAYGTTKDLTSVSGAQFVYNFDKLLFMPSELTAGGEFNYDGLEDVSIGYDHYLSQKTRIWSGFLQNEWKNERWSLLVGARVDKHNLIDHAIISPRATLRFNPSKSINLRFNYSTGFRAPQAFDEDLHVAIVGGERQVIRLANNLKEEKSNSFSVSADMYHTFGNVQTNILVEGFYTDLMDVFALRSLNQVDEKGNTVKERYNGSGAKVMGINLEGKAVLTSWLQLQGGLTLQQSHYKKPEEWSEDANVKTEKKMFRTPNAYSYFTASLNPIKKLTASLSGTYTGSMLVQHMAGSGVDIDTAKRTRDFIDMNLKLAYNIPIDQVTIQLNGGVQNILEAYQKDFDKGVDRDSGYIYGPSAPRSYFLGAKISF from the coding sequence ATGAAAAAGATCACGATATTTTTTTTGAGCTTGCTATGTGCAGTTACTTCGGCACTGGCGGATAGCCCTGAATTAAAAGCTTCGGATGCCAATATATATGGGCATATCATAGATAAGAACACGAAAGAACATTTATCTTTCATCAATGTGACGCTGAAAGGCACCACCATAGGTACCGTAACCGACGAATCGGGACATTACTTCCTCAAGAATCTGCCTGAAGGAACTTTTACGGTAGAAGCCAGTGCAGTAGGTTATAAATCTACAGCTAAAAAGGTAGTGCTAAAAAAAGGAAAAACCATAGAGCTCAACATGGAAATTGAAGAGGACATGGTAGCATTGGAGGGGGTTGTGGTTTCAGCCAACCGTAACGCTACCATTCGCCGTCTGGCTCCTGCTCTAGTGAGCGTGCTAGATACGAAGCTGTTCGAGTCAACCAATGCGCAGTGTCTAGCTCAAGGGTTGAGCTTTCAACCGGGTGTGAGAGTAGAGAACGACTGTCAGAACTGTGGTTTCAATCAGGTCCGTATCAACGGACTCGACGGACATTATTCTCAGATCCTGATGGATTCACGCCCTATCTTCTCTGCATTGACAGGAGTATACGGATTGGAACAGATCCCGGCTAACATGATAGAACGTGTTGAAGTTATACGAGGAGGAGGTTCAGCCCTTTTTGGCTCATCGGCCATTGGCGGAGTGGTCAATATTATCACAAAAGATCCGGTACGCAACTCAGGAGAGCTTTCTCATTCGATCACTTCCATTGGTAGCGGTGGAACATTTGATAACAGTACCGCATTAAACGCATCATTAGTAACTGAAGACGGCAAAGCGGGCATGTATGTATATGGACAGAGCCGCAATCGCTCGGGTTATGATCATAACGGCGACGGCTATACCGAGCTGCCTCAGCTGCGCAGCAAAACCGTTGGAATGCGCTCATTTCTCAAAACAAGTACTTACTCAAAGCTGACGCTGGAATATCACGGGATCACAGAGTTCCGCAGAGGAGGCGACCGACTGAATCGTCCCGCTCATGAAGCTAACATCGCCGAGCAAGTAGACCATAACATTAATGGAGGAGGGATCAGTTTTGACCTCTTTTCACCGAATAATAAAAGTAGGCTAAACGTCTATTCTTCCTTTCAGCATACTGACAGAAAAAGCTATTATGGAAGCAAGCAGGACCCGAACGCGTATGGCACTACCAAAGACTTGACTTCGGTGAGTGGAGCACAGTTTGTGTACAACTTTGACAAGTTGCTGTTCATGCCTTCCGAACTGACTGCTGGTGGGGAGTTCAATTATGACGGACTGGAAGATGTATCTATCGGATACGACCATTATCTCAGCCAGAAAACTCGTATCTGGAGCGGTTTCTTGCAAAATGAATGGAAAAATGAACGCTGGAGCCTGCTAGTGGGAGCTCGTGTGGACAAACATAATCTGATTGACCATGCCATCATCAGCCCTAGGGCAACATTGAGATTCAACCCGAGCAAGAGCATCAACCTGAGATTTAATTATTCTACAGGATTTCGCGCTCCACAAGCTTTTGATGAAGATCTGCACGTAGCCATCGTAGGAGGTGAACGGCAAGTTATCCGCCTGGCCAACAACTTAAAGGAAGAAAAATCAAACAGCTTTAGCGTATCTGCTGATATGTATCATACTTTTGGAAACGTACAAACTAACATATTAGTAGAGGGTTTCTACACCGACCTGATGGATGTGTTCGCATTAAGAAGCCTAAATCAAGTCGATGAAAAGGGGAATACAGTGAAAGAACGTTATAACGGTTCGGGTGCCAAAGTGATGGGAATAAACCTAGAAGGCAAAGCCGTGCTTACTTCTTGGCTACAGCTACAGGGCGGATTAACGCTTCAGCAAAGCCACTACAAAAAACCGGAGGAATGGAGTGAAGATGCAAATGTAAAAACGGAAAAGAAAATGTTTCGCACCCCTAATGCATACAGCTATTTCACCGCATCACTGAATCCGATAAAGAAACTTACCGCTTCTCTATCTGGCACCTACACTGGTAGCATGTTAGTGCAACACATGGCTGGTTCGGGTGTTGATATAGACACAGCTAAGCGCACACGCGACTTTATCGACATGAACCTGAAGCTAGCTTATAACATCCCGATAGATCAGGTGACCATACAGCTAAACGGCGGTGTTCAGAATATCTTAGAAGCTTATCAAAAAGATTTCGACAAAGGCGTTGACAGAGATTCAGGGTATATCTACGGCCCTTCTGCCCCAAGAAGTTACTTTTTAGGAGCTAAAATCAGCTTCTAA
- a CDS encoding transcriptional repressor, whose product MDVIEIFKEIKLRKTAPRVAIITILSNSLMPLSENEIKAEMGPLYDRITFYRSVQRLLEVQAIHRIIIDNATVKYAFNRNVLSQLPAHEHVHFYCTNCQTTICLEQLPIQKYQLPEGFVQEESAVLIKGLCDKCSSKDTL is encoded by the coding sequence ATGGATGTAATTGAAATTTTTAAGGAGATAAAATTAAGGAAGACGGCTCCTCGTGTTGCTATCATAACTATACTGAGTAACAGCCTTATGCCGCTTTCCGAGAATGAAATAAAGGCTGAGATGGGCCCTTTATATGATCGCATTACTTTTTATCGAAGTGTGCAGAGGTTGCTTGAGGTTCAGGCTATCCATCGAATTATTATAGATAATGCCACCGTGAAGTATGCGTTTAACAGAAATGTGCTCAGTCAGCTTCCTGCTCACGAGCATGTGCATTTCTACTGTACAAATTGCCAGACCACCATTTGTCTTGAGCAGTTACCTATTCAGAAATATCAGTTGCCGGAAGGTTTTGTTCAGGAAGAATCTGCAGTGTTGATAAAAGGCCTGTGTGACAAATGCTCTTCAAAGGATACTCTGTAG
- the nrdG gene encoding anaerobic ribonucleoside-triphosphate reductase activating protein: MLKYVNYDIVFQEIPDEVTLAINISNCPNHCPGCHSAYLMEDIGKPLTEETLNAFLEEYEGEISCICFMGGDAAPHEVERLAKYLRQQKTKQKAIKVGWYSGKSKLPENIDASWFQFIKLGPYIEHLGSLRSPTTNQKLYKVSANKEFCNITSTFWSAGGK, encoded by the coding sequence ATGCTTAAATATGTAAATTATGACATTGTTTTTCAGGAGATTCCCGATGAAGTGACATTGGCCATCAACATCTCTAACTGCCCCAACCATTGCCCGGGTTGCCACAGTGCTTATCTGATGGAAGACATTGGCAAACCACTTACCGAGGAAACACTGAATGCTTTCCTCGAAGAGTACGAGGGAGAGATCAGCTGCATTTGCTTTATGGGAGGAGATGCAGCCCCTCATGAAGTGGAACGGCTGGCTAAGTATTTGCGTCAACAAAAAACAAAACAAAAAGCCATAAAAGTGGGATGGTATTCAGGCAAGAGCAAATTGCCGGAAAACATAGATGCTAGTTGGTTTCAATTCATCAAACTGGGACCTTACATTGAGCATCTGGGAAGTCTGAGATCACCCACCACCAATCAAAAACTATATAAGGTGAGCGCAAACAAGGAATTCTGCAACATTACCAGCACATTTTGGAGCGCAGGAGGAAAATAG
- the nrdD gene encoding anaerobic ribonucleoside-triphosphate reductase, producing the protein MKNRDICITKRDGTKEIFSIGKIRSAIRKAFKSVSETATDTILDNIVSHLKIIDLMSVEDIQNQVEIALMAEKHFKEAKSFMLYRQKHLEDREIRDKLKFLIDYCEAENPATGSKYDANANVENKNIATLIGELPKSNFIRLNRKILCDRIKEMYGKEVADKYLELLNNHFIYKNDETSLANYCASVTMYPWLISGTISIGGNSLKPTNLKSFCGGFVNMVFMISSMLSGACATPEFLMYLNYFIQLEYGKEYYKQTHTVVDLSLKRRTLDKVITDCFEQIVYSINQPTGARNFQAVFWNVAYYDRFYFESLFGNFFFPDGSQPHWDSLSWLQKRFMKWFNVERTKTVLTFPVETMALLTKDGDVQDKEYGDFTAEMYAQGHSFFTYMSDNADSLSSCCRLRNEIQDNGFSYTLGAGGVSTGSKSVLTINLNRCIQYAFKQNIPFLDHLQDVTDLVHRVQLAYNENLKQLQQKGMLPLFDAGYINMSRQYLTIGVNGLVEAAEFLGLTINDNPDYKKFVQDVLGVIEACNKKYRTKDTLFNCEMIPAENVGVKHAKWDKEDNYFVPRECYNSYFYAVEDESLNIIDKFRLHGKDYIEHLTGGSALHMNLAEHLSEPQYRQLLRIAAKEGANYFTFNVPNTVCNECGHIDKRYLKECPACHSKNVDYLTRIIGYLKRVSNFSMNRQKEAAKRFYENAGNEIK; encoded by the coding sequence ATGAAAAACAGGGATATTTGTATAACAAAAAGAGATGGAACAAAGGAAATTTTCTCTATCGGAAAGATACGAAGCGCCATCCGCAAGGCTTTTAAGTCCGTAAGCGAAACGGCAACAGATACAATCTTAGACAACATTGTTTCTCATCTCAAGATAATCGACCTTATGAGTGTGGAGGATATCCAGAATCAGGTGGAGATTGCCTTGATGGCAGAGAAGCATTTCAAGGAGGCCAAATCATTCATGCTCTACAGACAAAAACACTTGGAAGACCGTGAAATAAGAGACAAACTGAAATTCCTGATAGACTATTGCGAAGCCGAAAATCCAGCCACTGGAAGCAAATATGATGCCAACGCTAATGTGGAAAACAAAAACATAGCTACACTGATTGGCGAATTACCCAAATCGAACTTCATACGGCTGAACCGAAAAATCTTATGCGACAGAATCAAAGAGATGTATGGCAAAGAGGTAGCCGACAAATATCTGGAACTCCTCAACAACCATTTCATCTACAAAAATGACGAAACGAGCCTAGCCAACTACTGCGCCAGCGTTACCATGTATCCATGGCTGATAAGTGGCACCATCTCTATTGGCGGCAACTCTCTGAAGCCCACTAACCTGAAATCTTTCTGCGGTGGCTTCGTCAATATGGTCTTTATGATATCAAGCATGCTAAGCGGAGCCTGCGCTACTCCTGAATTTTTAATGTACCTCAATTATTTCATCCAATTAGAGTATGGAAAGGAGTATTACAAACAAACACACACTGTCGTTGATCTATCATTAAAAAGACGCACACTGGACAAGGTGATAACGGACTGTTTCGAACAAATAGTCTATTCCATTAATCAGCCCACGGGAGCCCGTAACTTTCAGGCCGTATTCTGGAACGTTGCTTACTACGATCGCTTTTACTTTGAAAGTCTATTCGGCAATTTCTTCTTTCCTGACGGAAGCCAACCTCATTGGGATTCGCTCAGCTGGCTGCAAAAACGCTTCATGAAATGGTTTAACGTCGAAAGAACAAAGACGGTGCTCACATTTCCTGTTGAAACAATGGCGCTACTCACCAAGGATGGCGATGTGCAAGATAAAGAATATGGCGACTTCACCGCAGAAATGTATGCTCAGGGACATTCGTTCTTTACTTACATGAGCGACAATGCCGATTCATTGAGCAGTTGCTGCCGACTCAGAAATGAGATTCAAGACAACGGATTCAGCTATACCCTTGGAGCCGGAGGTGTGTCTACGGGTTCAAAGAGCGTGCTTACCATCAACCTCAACCGATGCATTCAGTATGCCTTCAAACAGAACATTCCTTTCTTAGACCATCTGCAAGACGTAACCGACCTCGTGCACCGGGTACAGCTGGCCTACAACGAAAACCTGAAACAGTTGCAACAAAAAGGCATGCTCCCTCTATTCGACGCAGGGTACATCAACATGAGCCGTCAATACCTCACCATCGGGGTCAATGGCTTGGTCGAAGCCGCAGAGTTCCTGGGGCTAACAATTAACGACAACCCTGATTATAAGAAGTTCGTACAGGATGTATTAGGAGTAATCGAAGCATGCAACAAAAAATACCGCACCAAAGACACACTGTTTAACTGCGAAATGATTCCGGCAGAGAACGTTGGCGTGAAACATGCCAAATGGGACAAGGAAGACAATTACTTTGTGCCTCGTGAATGCTACAATAGTTACTTTTATGCCGTAGAAGACGAGTCACTAAACATCATCGATAAGTTCCGCCTACACGGAAAGGATTATATAGAACACCTCACAGGAGGTTCTGCCCTACACATGAATCTGGCCGAACATCTGAGTGAGCCGCAATATCGCCAGCTACTCCGAATAGCCGCCAAAGAGGGAGCCAACTATTTCACATTCAACGTTCCCAACACCGTATGCAATGAATGCGGCCACATAGACAAACGTTATTTGAAAGAATGCCCCGCATGTCACAGCAAAAATGTGGACTATCTCACCCGCATCATAGGTTACCTGAAACGGGTGAGCAATTTCTCAATGAACAGGCAGAAAGAGGCAGCCAAGAGGTTTTACGAAAACGCAGGAAATGAAATTAAATAA
- the ovoA gene encoding 5-histidylcysteine sulfoxide synthase codes for MQNLKTKTVNLNEGISESKKIEIRDYFLKTWEVDEKMYTQLVDDTAFNLRGDPLRHVILFYLGHTAVFFINKLLLAKIIDTRVNPVFESIFAIGVDEMSWDDLDDRHYDWPSVSAVRLYREEVKKTILEVIDRTPLNLPVDWENPFWIILMGIEHERIHLETSSVLIRQLPIDKVVGGRFGQVCEERGDAPVNAFLPVPGAEMKLGKPMDHPFYGWDNEYGSRVEQVEDFRATQMLVSNGEYLRFVEDGGYDVEDYWTEEGWNWRSFRQSQMPLFWRKSEHGYVLRLVAEEIPMPWSWPVEVNYLEAKAYCNWLSAREGNTYRLPTEAEWYRLAEHCNISDAEGWNAVPGNINLEEYASPCPVDKFKQGDFYDVSGNVWQWTETPITGFAGFRVHPLYDDFSTPTFDGKHNLIKGGSWISTGNEATLHARYAFRRHFYQHAGFRVVESERPLVIENDEYEMDPEVANSCENNWGDLFGAKSNFHNDLAALALAAVKDREVTEVLDLNADTGRLAFELAPYFSHITALDFSARFIRMPIQLQEKGFVRYIVKEEDELVLYRELLLAETGLAAGKEPILFMQENANNIKPIYTGYDLIIVPNLLEELINPIAFLEHIHERLNEGGTLILASTYDWETNAIAKEHRPGGFKRDGEPVTSLEGIQAILEHHFVLEKLPVDLTCTLRKSARCSEVRLSEVTVWRKKS; via the coding sequence ATGCAGAATTTGAAAACTAAAACCGTTAACTTGAACGAGGGAATCTCTGAGAGTAAGAAGATAGAAATCCGTGATTATTTTTTAAAAACATGGGAAGTGGATGAGAAAATGTATACACAGCTCGTCGATGATACTGCTTTTAATCTGCGAGGAGACCCGTTGCGCCATGTCATTTTGTTTTATCTGGGGCACACGGCGGTTTTCTTTATCAACAAGTTGTTACTGGCTAAAATTATAGATACTAGGGTGAATCCTGTCTTTGAATCGATTTTTGCTATCGGGGTGGATGAAATGAGTTGGGATGACTTGGATGACAGGCATTATGACTGGCCTTCTGTTTCGGCCGTTCGCCTGTACCGTGAGGAGGTGAAGAAAACCATTCTGGAGGTGATTGACCGCACGCCGCTGAACCTTCCCGTGGATTGGGAAAATCCTTTTTGGATTATTTTGATGGGCATTGAGCATGAACGCATTCATTTGGAAACTTCGTCGGTATTGATACGTCAATTGCCTATTGATAAGGTGGTTGGCGGACGCTTTGGCCAAGTCTGTGAGGAGCGGGGAGATGCTCCTGTCAATGCCTTTCTGCCAGTACCCGGCGCTGAGATGAAACTGGGAAAGCCGATGGATCATCCGTTTTACGGGTGGGACAACGAATATGGAAGTCGGGTGGAGCAGGTAGAGGATTTTCGAGCTACGCAAATGTTGGTGTCTAATGGTGAGTACCTTCGGTTTGTTGAAGACGGCGGTTATGATGTGGAGGATTACTGGACGGAGGAGGGCTGGAACTGGCGAAGTTTCAGGCAGAGTCAGATGCCGTTGTTTTGGCGGAAGAGTGAACATGGGTATGTTTTGAGATTGGTGGCGGAAGAGATTCCGATGCCGTGGAGTTGGCCGGTGGAGGTGAATTATCTGGAGGCCAAGGCTTACTGCAATTGGCTGTCGGCAAGGGAGGGTAATACTTATCGTTTGCCCACCGAGGCTGAGTGGTATCGCTTGGCAGAGCATTGCAACATCTCCGATGCGGAGGGATGGAACGCTGTGCCGGGAAACATCAATCTGGAAGAGTATGCCTCGCCTTGTCCTGTGGATAAATTTAAGCAAGGCGATTTCTACGATGTGTCGGGGAATGTGTGGCAGTGGACGGAGACTCCGATCACGGGCTTTGCCGGATTTCGTGTACATCCCTTGTACGACGATTTCTCCACGCCTACTTTCGATGGAAAACATAACCTGATAAAGGGTGGTTCGTGGATCTCTACCGGAAACGAAGCGACGCTCCATGCCCGCTATGCGTTCCGTCGGCATTTCTACCAACATGCAGGTTTCCGTGTGGTGGAGTCGGAACGTCCGCTCGTAATAGAGAACGATGAATATGAAATGGATCCGGAGGTGGCTAACTCGTGTGAGAATAACTGGGGGGATCTTTTTGGTGCGAAGTCGAACTTCCATAATGATCTTGCTGCTCTTGCTTTGGCTGCCGTGAAAGATCGTGAAGTGACGGAGGTGCTCGATCTGAACGCCGATACCGGTCGCCTGGCTTTTGAGCTGGCGCCCTACTTTAGTCACATCACCGCCCTCGACTTTTCTGCACGCTTCATCCGCATGCCTATTCAATTGCAGGAAAAAGGCTTCGTGCGCTACATCGTGAAAGAGGAAGATGAACTGGTGCTCTATCGGGAATTGCTCCTTGCCGAAACAGGTCTAGCAGCAGGCAAAGAGCCTATTCTCTTCATGCAGGAGAACGCCAATAACATAAAGCCGATTTATACCGGTTACGATTTGATTATTGTGCCCAACTTATTGGAGGAGTTGATAAACCCCATTGCCTTTTTGGAGCACATACACGAGCGACTGAATGAGGGTGGAACGCTGATTCTTGCCTCTACCTACGACTGGGAAACGAATGCGATTGCTAAAGAGCACCGTCCAGGAGGCTTCAAACGAGATGGGGAACCGGTTACTTCATTGGAGGGCATCCAAGCCATCTTGGAGCACCATTTTGTCTTGGAAAAGCTTCCGGTGGACTTGACTTGTACGCTCCGGAAGAGCGCACGTTGCTCTGAAGTACGACTTTCTGAGGTTACTGTTTGGAGAAAGAAATCTTAG